From a single Candoia aspera isolate rCanAsp1 chromosome 10, rCanAsp1.hap2, whole genome shotgun sequence genomic region:
- the GPR4 gene encoding G-protein coupled receptor 4, whose protein sequence is MCNTSQASWSCPVDSKIDHLFPPTLYIIVITLGLPTNCMALWAAYLQVRQKNELGIYLMNLSIADLLYIATLPLWIDYFLHHDNWIHGQESCKLFGFIFYTNIYISIAFLCCISVDRYLAVAHPLRFAKFRRVKTAVTISVVVWTIEIGANSAPLFHNELFHDRYNHTFCFEKYPMEEWVAWMNLYRIFIGFLFPWMLMLFSYQGILRAVRGNISTEKQEKAKIKRLSLSLIVILLFCFAPYHVILLSRSTVYLSKPCDCSFEEKIFVVYHTTLAFTSLNCVADPILYCFANEGARSDVAKALSTLVRFLTSSKPQEMASASLTLDTPLSSKKSIFCRQPLAFPLPPSQAGLGMREEDLHMKILTFNQ, encoded by the coding sequence ATGTGCAACACAAGCCAAGCCAGCTGGAGCTGCCCTGTGGACTCCAAGATAGATCACCTCTTCCCTCCCACATTGTACATCATCGTCATCACTCTAGGGCTCCCCACGAACTGCATGGCACTCTGGGCTGCCTACCTGCAGGTCAGGCAGAAGAATGAGCTGGGCATCTATCTGATGAATCTCTCCATTGCAGATCTGCTCTACATTGCCACCCTGCCCCTCTGGATCGATTACTTCCTTCACCATGACAACTGGATCCACGGGCAGGAGTCCTGTAAGTTGTTTGGGTTCATCTTTTACACTAACATCTACATCAGCATTGCCTTCCTCTGCTGCATCTCTGTGGATCGCTATCTGGCTGTGGCACATCCTTTGCGCTTTGCCAAGTTCCGGAGGGTGAAGACTGCGGTGACCATCAGTGTTGTGGTGTGGACAATTGAGATTGGGGCCAACTCTGCCCCACTGTTTCACAACGAACTCTTCCACGATCGCTACAACCATACTTTCTGCTTTGAGAAGTATCCCATGGAAGAATGGGTTGCATGGATGAACCTCTATCGGATCTTCATAGGCTTCCTCTTCCCGTGGATGCTGATGCTCTTCTCCTACCAGGGAATCCTGAGGGCTGTGCGTGGCAACATCTCCACCGAGAAGCAGGAGAAGGCTAAGATCAAGCGTCTCTCCCTCAGCCTGATCGTTAtccttctcttctgttttgcccCCTATCACGTTATCCTGCTCTCCCGCAGCACTGTATACCTGAGCAAGCCTTGTGACTGTAGCTTTGAGGAGAAGATATTTGTGGTCTACCACACCACCCTGGCTTTCACCAGCTTGAACTGCGTAGCAGATCCCATCCTCTACTGCTTCGCTAATGAAGGTGCTCGAAGTGATGTGGCCAAGGCCCTCTCCACCTTGGTACGCTTCCTCACCAGTTCCAAACCCCAGGAGATGGCCAGTGCCTCACTTACCCTTGACACCCCTCTTTCCTCCAAGAAAAGCATCTTCTGCCGGCAGCCCTTGGCCTTCCCACTGCCCCCCTCACAGGCTGGGTTGGGGATGAGAGAGGAGGATCTCCACATGAAGATACTGACTTTTAACCAGTGA